In a single window of the Porites lutea chromosome 14, jaPorLute2.1, whole genome shotgun sequence genome:
- the LOC140924295 gene encoding uncharacterized protein → MADDTRHFTDIKDIRPGIKNLNCLFIVLEVGKGTKTKDDHVVRACRVADKTGSVTVSVWDEVGEILQPGDIIKFVRGYSQLWKGSLTLYTGRVGHMEKVGDFCMVFCELPNMSDPNAEFLQQYKQNLQQNEIRNSPNSSTTPSTTASLMQRNQNHTLDHLPAMSNSNNHHVTNSMSHRFHPYSRPDGTNSQANVTSKVDASRDPRLKMRGSNGIGNNNGNNTGFVLASSHNSNGTHNTELPVRNVINSSRDPRTRR, encoded by the exons ATGGCGGATGACACAAGGCATTTCACGGATATCAAAGATATTCGGCCCGGCATAAAAAACTTAAACTGTTTATTCATAGTTTTGGAAGTTG GCAAAGGCACCAAAACTAAAGATGACCATGTTGTTCGGGCATGTCGAGTGGCCGACAAAACCGGTTCTGTTACGGTGTCTGTTTGGGATGAAGTTGGAGAAATCCTTCAACCAGGAGATATCATTAAGTTTGTTCGAGG GTACTCTCAGTTATGGAAAGGAAGCCTGACTCTTTACACTGGACGAGTGGGACATATGGAAAAAGTTGGAGA CTTTTGTATGGTGTTTTGCGAATTGCCAAATATGAGTGATCCCAATGCAGAATTTCTTCAACAATATAAACAG AATCttcaacaaaatgaaataagaaaCTCGCCAAATTCATCTACAACACCGTCAACAACAGCATCGTTAATGCAGAGGAATCAAAATCACACCCTGGACCATTTACCAGCAATGAGCAACTCAAATAACCATCATGTGACCAATTCCATGTCTCATAGATTTCACCCTTACAGTAGACCAGATGGAACAAACTCTCAAGCAAATGTAACATCCAAGGTTGATGCTTCACGTGATCCAAGGTTAAAAATGCGCGGCAGCAATGGCATTGGAAATAACAATGGGAATAATACTGGATTTGTCTTAGCATCATCACATAACAGTAATGGAACTCATAATACTGAACTTCCAGTGCGTAATGTTATAAACAGTAGTCGTGATCCTCGGACTCGTAGATAG